A region from the Anomaloglossus baeobatrachus isolate aAnoBae1 chromosome 11, aAnoBae1.hap1, whole genome shotgun sequence genome encodes:
- the LOC142256967 gene encoding zinc finger protein 574-like gives MAEDVQAPVVFQHQYMCSECGLLFNALEDVLVHQQNHVGSGIQATLTQDMSLQLGELQGLVQESQYQCLECEQVLVSGDELLHHQEMHMQEYPQTPASPSLTNGQIRYQCSDCKELFTSPEQWLSHRQKHEKQEHQSQQSVVLQTGSGIQAVLSLQNVLLDERTLNGWGVEMPAVVATEAVEPVPTALSETPLEMHPYECSECSQVFHTPEEFLDHQGRHFLESEKESPASSLYGSLDNATPSSSILERLRKDWMIEEKEELTKDRFGVLHRVYRCQECKKQFGTSEELRKHRKQHQNEEYPCPDCDRLFTSASRLQSHSRVHVEGTLQCPNCYKVFKKEASLEQHMRVHRGEALYLCVDCGVGFGTEITLVLHRKSHMADPLHRCHCGKTFSNMTKFLYHRRTHAGKSGTRVPRPDRPSIFGSEKPLALGHLSQISTMLAPVILQVPEVPQKETIEKAGSKENGFDTRVSSEEPKTVPGSQSENFKCPQCSKEFPTRLKMVQHRRAVHVTERKHKCSVCGKNFKKQVHLRNHMRTHTGERPFQCTACGKAFGTHANLTRHHLTHTGEKPYKCEVCGRRFTQNSNLQQHRVLHTGSKPFPCNVCGVEFNRASKLALHQIKHTGILPYKCPDCDQSFLRKKLMQLHQLEHQGKAPIHCKECGAVFADESQLSDHRCRSRGSSRHVCPTCNKILNSESSLNLHLLVHTGQRPFKCLVCGKCFTSQRRATRHQKYHSGVRPYKCTYCGKAFSASFSLRLHLRTHTGERPFPCLDCGKRFRQAAHLRVHREIHTGERPYRCQDCGLTFVQSLQLAEHRQVHTGERPHLCPDCGKGFKSLSNLRGHIKTHRNLAQPQQTIMCTELGETIAIIESAEPLPLAETIEIYQAALEGNLQVEDVTI, from the coding sequence ATGGCGGAGGACGTCCAGGCTCCGGTCGTCTTTCAGCACCAGTACATGTGCTCAGAATGTGGCTTGTTATTCAACGCTCTGGAGGATGTGTTAGTCCATCAGCAGAACCACGTTGGCAGCGGCATCCAAGCGACGTTGACCCAGGATATGTCCCTGCAGTTGGGAGAGCTGCAAGGCTTAGTACAGGAAAGCCAGTACCAGTGTCTAGAGTGTGAACAGGTCCTGGTGTCCGGGGACGAGCTGCTCCATCACCAAGAGATGCACATGCAGGAGTATCCTCAAACCCCTGCTTCTCCCTCATTAACCAATGGCCAGATACGTTATCAGTGCTCTGACTGTAAAGAACTCTTCACTTCCCCAGAACAGTGGCTCTCTCACCGCCAAAAACACGAGAAGCAGGAGCACCAATCTCAACAAAGCGTCGTCCTCCAGACCGGATCCGGCATCCAGGCCGTACTCAGCCTGCAAAATGTCCTCCTAGATGAAAGGACGTTGAACGGGTGGGGAGTGGAGATGCCGGCTGTGGTGGCGACTGAAGCTGTAGAACCTGTGCCAACAGCGTTGTCTGAAACCCCCCTAGAAATGCATCCGTACGAGTGCTCGGAGTGCAGCCAGGTATTTCACACACCCGAGGAGTTTCTTGACCATCAGGGTCGACACTTTTTGGAATCCGAGAAGGAAAGTCCGGCCTCTTCGCTCTACGGAAGCTTGGATAACGCCACTCCTTCATCTAGTATTTTAGAGAGACtgcgaaaagactggatgatagaaGAAAAAGAGGAGCTGACCAAGGATAGGTTTGGGGTATTACATAGGGTGTATCGGTGTCAGGAGTGTAAGAAACAGTTCGGCACTAGCGAGGAGCTACGGAAGCATCGTAAGCAACACCAGAACGAAGAGTACCCGTGCCCAGACTGTGACCGGCTGTTCACCTCTGCCAGCAGGCTGCAGTCGCACAGTCGGGTGCATGTGGAGGGCACCTTACAGTGTCCAAACTGCTACAAGGTGTTTAAGAAAGAGGCCTCCCTGGAGCAGCACATGCGAGTACATCGCGGGGAGGCGTTATACCTATGCGTGGACTGTGGCGTAGGTTTCGGCACAGAAATCACCTTAGTCTTGCATCGGAAAAGCCACATGGCAGATCCTCTGCATCGCTGCCACTGCGGGAAAACTTTTAGTAACATGACCAAATTCTTATACCACAGAAGGACCCACGCCGGTAAAAGCGGCACGCGTGTCCCCAGGCCAGATAGGCCCAGCATCTTTGGCAGTGAGAAACCTTTAGCTCTGGGTCATCTTTCACAGATTTCTACCATGCTGGCTCCAGTAATATTGCAGGTCCCCGAGGTCCCGCAGAAAGAGACGATAGAGAAGGCAGGGTCCAAAGAAAATGGATTCGATACTCGCGTCTCGTCGGAAGAACCAAAGACGGTGCCGGGGAGTCAGAGCGAGAACTTCAAGTGCCcccaatgcagcaaggaattccccacCCGTCTGAAAATGGTGCAGCACCGGCGCGCCGTGCACGTTACCGAAAGGAAGCACAAATGCAGCGTGTGCGGGAAGAACTTTAAGAAACAGGTGCACTTGAGGAACCACATGCGCACTCACACGGGGGAGCGGCCTTTTCAGTGTACGGCGTGTGGCAAGGCTTTCGGGACTCATGCCAATCTGACGCGGCACCACCTCACTCACACGGGAGAAAAACCGTACAAGTGTGAGGTGTGCGGCCGCAGGTTCACCCAGAACTCCAACCTGCAGCAGCACCGCGTCCTCCACACCGGGTCCAAGCCCTTCCCCTGTAACGTGTGCGGCGTAGAATTTAACAGAGCTTCCAAACTTGCGTTGCACCAGATCAAACACACGGGCATCCTCCCGTACAAGTGTCCAGACTGCGACCAGTCCTTCTTGCGGAAAAAGTTAATGCAGTTGCACCAACTGGAGCATCAGGGCAAAGCTCCGATCCACTGCAAGGAGTGCGGAGCGGTGTTCGCCGACGAATCGCAGCTCTCCGATCACCGATGCCGGAGCAGAGGCTCGAGCCGGCACGTCTGCCCGACGTGTAACAAGATCCTGAATTCGGAGTCCAGTTTGAACCTTCATCTTCTCgtacacaccggtcagcgccccttCAAGTGCCTTGTATGTGGCAAATGTTTCACCAGCCAAAGAAGAGCGACGAGGCACCAAAAGTATCACTCCGGGGTGCGACCTTATAAGTGCACCTATTGCGGGAAAGCCTTTTCCGCCTCTTTCAGTTTACGGCTCCATCTCAGAACGCACACGGGGGAGCGACCTTTCCCGTGTCTGGACTGCGGCAAAAGGTTTCGCCAGGCCGCCCACTTAAGGGTGCACCGCGAAATTCACACAGGCGAAAGGCCTTACCGCTGCCAGGACTGCGGCCTGACTTTTGTCCAGTCCTTGCAACTAGCCGAACACAGACAGGTCCACACCGGAGAAAGACCCCACTTGTGTCCAGACTGCGGAAAGGGCTTCAAGTCCCTTTCTAATCTACGGGGCCATATAAAAACTCACAGGAACCTCGCGCAGCCGCAGCAAACCATCATGTGCACTGAACTGGGGGAGACCATAGCCATCATCGAGAGCGCCGAGCCACTTCCTTTAGCCGAAACCATCGAAATCTACCAGGCTGCTCTTGAGGGGAACTTGCAGGTGGAAGATGTGACGATATAG